A single window of Granulicella mallensis MP5ACTX8 DNA harbors:
- the ruvB gene encoding Holliday junction branch migration DNA helicase RuvB: MDFANKKKFDLNQSGRKSSEAERLVSAGQVEDDSAFELKLRPKWLAEFIGQEKAKEQLAIALEAAKSRGEALDHVLLFGPPGLGKTTLATIIANELGVGYQQTSGPALQIQGDLTAILTNLRERQVLFLDEIHRLQPVLEEKLYTALEDYQMDIIIGQGPAARTHTLEIKPFTFVAATTRPGLLSSPLRSRFGILLRLEFYTDDELRFVVERSAEVLGVPIDRDGAAEIAMRSRGTPRIANRLLRRVRDYAQVRASGKIDRETAMAALKMLEVDAHGFDELDRRLLRTIIEKYDGGPVGLNTLAAALAEEQDALEEVYEPFLIQIGFLDRTPRGRVATRLAYEHLGIEMPRKPTLFG; encoded by the coding sequence ATGGACTTTGCAAACAAGAAAAAGTTCGACCTGAACCAGAGCGGTCGCAAGAGTTCCGAGGCGGAGCGTCTCGTCTCGGCTGGACAGGTCGAGGACGACTCGGCCTTTGAACTGAAGCTGCGGCCCAAGTGGCTGGCGGAGTTCATTGGGCAGGAGAAGGCCAAGGAACAGTTGGCTATCGCGCTGGAAGCGGCCAAATCGCGCGGCGAGGCGCTTGACCACGTGTTGCTGTTCGGGCCTCCGGGGCTGGGCAAGACGACGCTTGCGACGATCATCGCGAACGAGCTGGGGGTTGGATACCAGCAGACCAGCGGTCCGGCGCTGCAGATCCAAGGTGATCTCACCGCAATCCTGACGAACCTGCGGGAGAGGCAGGTGCTGTTCCTGGACGAGATCCATCGCCTGCAGCCGGTGCTCGAAGAGAAGCTTTATACGGCGCTCGAGGACTACCAGATGGATATCATCATCGGGCAGGGGCCGGCGGCGCGCACACACACGCTGGAGATCAAGCCGTTCACCTTCGTCGCGGCGACGACGCGTCCCGGCCTGCTCAGCTCGCCGCTGCGTTCACGCTTCGGGATTCTGCTGCGGTTGGAGTTCTATACCGACGACGAACTGCGGTTTGTCGTCGAGCGCTCGGCCGAGGTGCTGGGTGTGCCGATCGACCGCGACGGTGCGGCGGAGATTGCGATGCGTTCGCGGGGAACACCGAGAATCGCCAACAGGCTGCTGCGGCGCGTTCGCGACTATGCGCAGGTAAGAGCGTCGGGCAAGATCGACCGTGAGACGGCGATGGCCGCGCTGAAGATGCTGGAGGTGGACGCACACGGCTTCGATGAGCTCGACCGCCGGCTGCTGCGGACCATCATCGAGAAGTACGATGGCGGGCCTGTAGGGTTGAACACGCTGGCTGCGGCGCTGGCCGAGGAGCAGGATGCGCTGGAAGAGGTCTATGAGCCGTTCCTGATTCAGATCGGATTTCTGGATCGCACGCCGCGTGGGCGTGTGGCGACGCGGTTGGCATATGAGCATCTAGGAATCGAGATGCCGCGTAAGCCGACGCTGTTTGGGTAG
- a CDS encoding MFS transporter codes for MDDGEKQTLSATVAWQSRDFRFYSAARALGTMGAEAQSVGVAWQVYQLTHSALALGYTGLALFLPGLFFVLPAGHVADRYDRRNILLACYFLQLIATGLLLWLTLHGIGSIWVVYGILFLIGTGRCFAGPAASSLVPSLVPREHFVNAVTWGASIFQVSNAIGPMMGGLLFTVALSKLFGGQFAGFAGAPLVYCFTIGAFAVYLVLMSLIHPRGAAEKKGFTVETMLAGLRYVAQTRLLLGSISLDLFAVLLGGATSLLPIFASDILHEGPHGLGLLRAMPSLGALLVSLGLLALPIKQRAGKTMLVCVGIFGAATVVFGLSRNLWLSCAALFVIGASDMISVVVRSSVLQLATPPEMRGRVSSVNWLFLGASNEFGEYESGLTAHWWGAVRAVVIGGIGSMMVTGVWSVFFPALRHADTLTAESLIAVEQQFSSMEPVG; via the coding sequence ATGGATGACGGAGAAAAACAAACTCTAAGCGCGACGGTGGCGTGGCAGTCGCGGGACTTTCGGTTTTATTCGGCGGCACGAGCTCTCGGCACGATGGGGGCAGAGGCGCAATCGGTGGGTGTGGCGTGGCAGGTGTATCAGCTCACGCACTCGGCGCTGGCGCTGGGCTATACCGGCCTCGCGCTCTTTCTCCCCGGGCTGTTCTTCGTGCTGCCTGCGGGACACGTTGCCGATCGCTACGATCGCCGCAACATCCTGCTGGCCTGTTACTTCCTACAACTAATCGCAACCGGGCTGCTGTTGTGGCTTACGCTGCATGGCATCGGCAGTATCTGGGTGGTGTATGGAATTCTCTTCCTCATCGGCACAGGAAGATGCTTCGCGGGGCCTGCGGCGAGTTCGCTGGTTCCTTCGCTGGTGCCCAGGGAACACTTCGTCAATGCCGTGACCTGGGGCGCGAGCATCTTCCAGGTTTCGAATGCTATCGGGCCGATGATGGGTGGGCTGCTGTTTACAGTGGCGCTAAGCAAGCTCTTCGGGGGACAGTTCGCGGGTTTTGCGGGAGCGCCCCTGGTCTACTGCTTCACGATCGGCGCGTTCGCGGTGTATCTCGTACTGATGAGCCTGATCCACCCGCGCGGTGCGGCGGAGAAGAAGGGGTTCACGGTCGAGACGATGCTCGCGGGCCTGCGCTATGTTGCGCAGACGCGGCTGCTGCTGGGATCGATCTCGCTGGACCTGTTTGCCGTGCTGCTGGGCGGCGCGACTTCGCTGTTGCCGATCTTCGCATCGGACATCCTGCATGAGGGGCCGCATGGGCTGGGCTTGCTGCGTGCGATGCCGAGCCTCGGTGCGCTGCTTGTTTCCCTGGGCTTGCTGGCTCTACCAATCAAGCAGCGCGCGGGCAAGACCATGCTGGTGTGTGTGGGAATCTTTGGTGCGGCGACCGTAGTCTTCGGCTTGAGCCGCAACCTGTGGCTGAGCTGCGCGGCGTTGTTTGTGATCGGGGCGTCCGACATGATCTCTGTCGTGGTGCGGTCGAGCGTTCTGCAGCTGGCCACTCCGCCGGAGATGCGTGGCCGTGTGTCGAGCGTGAACTGGTTGTTCCTCGGCGCATCTAACGAATTTGGAGAGTACGAAAGCGGCTTGACCGCACACTGGTGGGGCGCTGTCCGAGCCGTAGTCATCGGTGGCATTGGAAGCATGATGGTGACAGGGGTCTGGTCCGTGTTCTTCCCCGCGTTACGTCATGCGGATACTCTGACGGCAGAGAGCTTGATCGCGGTCGAGCAGCAGTTCAGCAGTATGGAGCCGGTGGGTTGA
- a CDS encoding IS30 family transposase: MGRTYKQFSMEERCLLQTQLSMGWRPAAIAAGLQRARSTVTREMGRNGWHVAQPSPKGGRRFIAGGYSAVTADRRARRLQRMPRVARKLVPGTLVWDLVVAELGRGLSPEQVGFTLRRMPDPVRLSHETIYTALYAMPRGELRARVMTMLRRRRMSRRSRSKAAVDPNRRHFIDPIKLIDQRPEEVGLRLVPGHWEGDLIKGRLNQSRVGVLVERTTLFLALVKLEDGSAKTCAEGFARILNRFASQMRRSMTYDQGREMAQHKWLEQQTGIEVYFAHPHSPWERGINENTNGLLRQFLPKGQDLGHFSQQQLDDIAMLMNARIRKSLGKRAPAELFLPEGAFDFVEFWQNPGMFTNVALGA; encoded by the coding sequence ATGGGTCGAACGTACAAGCAGTTTTCTATGGAGGAGCGCTGTCTTCTGCAGACGCAGTTATCGATGGGTTGGAGGCCGGCGGCGATAGCCGCCGGCCTCCAACGGGCGCGGTCCACGGTCACCCGGGAGATGGGTCGTAATGGCTGGCACGTTGCGCAGCCTAGTCCGAAGGGCGGTCGCCGGTTTATCGCCGGAGGCTATTCTGCGGTGACGGCAGATCGACGTGCCCGAAGGTTGCAGCGCATGCCGCGGGTTGCGCGCAAACTGGTTCCAGGCACCCTCGTGTGGGACCTTGTCGTGGCCGAGCTTGGCCGGGGCTTGAGTCCGGAGCAGGTTGGGTTCACACTCAGGCGTATGCCCGATCCGGTGCGTCTGTCGCACGAGACCATCTACACCGCGCTCTACGCCATGCCACGGGGAGAACTCCGCGCCCGCGTGATGACGATGCTGCGCCGCCGCCGGATGAGCCGCAGATCGCGCTCCAAGGCCGCTGTGGACCCCAACCGCCGTCACTTCATCGACCCCATCAAGCTCATCGACCAGCGGCCCGAGGAGGTGGGGCTTCGCCTGGTCCCGGGACACTGGGAAGGAGACCTGATCAAGGGCAGACTCAACCAGTCCCGCGTCGGAGTGCTGGTGGAGCGAACCACGCTATTCCTCGCCCTGGTCAAGCTCGAAGACGGCTCGGCAAAGACCTGCGCGGAAGGCTTCGCCCGCATCCTCAACCGCTTCGCCTCCCAGATGCGCCGTTCCATGACCTACGATCAGGGACGAGAGATGGCCCAGCACAAGTGGCTGGAACAGCAGACTGGCATCGAGGTCTACTTCGCCCATCCCCACTCGCCATGGGAGCGCGGCATCAACGAAAACACCAACGGCCTGCTCCGACAGTTCCTGCCCAAGGGACAAGACCTCGGTCACTTCTCACAACAGCAGCTCGACGATATCGCCATGCTCATGAATGCTCGCATCCGAAAATCACTCGGAAAACGAGCTCCAGCTGAACTCTTCCTCCCAGAAGGAGCCTTCGACTTCGTTGAGTTCTGGCAAAATCCTGGTATGTTCACAAATGTTGCACTTGGGGCTTGA
- the murQ gene encoding N-acetylmuramic acid 6-phosphate etherase — MEGMQAPDQPILGALLTEARNPATEHLDELPTLAMLEVINDEDAKVAGAVRAELPQIARAIDEVAARFGRSGRLFYIGAGTSGRLGVLDASECPPTFSVSADLVQGLIAGGDSALRLSSEHSEDSPEEGARDLAAAKFAQDDTLVGIAASGRTPYVLGAIAHAKKLGALTVGLTCVPGSAISQAVDIPITPATGPEVLTGSTRLKAGTATKLVLNMLSTGVMVRTGATFGNLMVNVRPTNAKLVDRAHRIIAAATGCDMEGAARLLEEAGEDVKTAIVMQRLSLSREAAEARLAAVHGVLAKAL; from the coding sequence ATGGAAGGGATGCAAGCCCCCGACCAACCCATCCTCGGTGCCCTCTTAACAGAGGCCCGCAATCCTGCCACCGAGCATCTCGACGAACTGCCGACACTCGCCATGCTGGAAGTCATCAACGACGAAGACGCGAAGGTCGCCGGTGCCGTGCGCGCCGAATTGCCACAGATCGCGCGAGCCATCGATGAGGTCGCAGCACGCTTCGGCCGCAGCGGACGGCTCTTCTACATCGGCGCGGGGACCAGCGGACGGCTCGGTGTGCTTGACGCCAGCGAGTGTCCACCAACCTTCTCCGTCTCTGCCGATCTCGTGCAGGGGCTGATTGCCGGAGGCGACTCCGCCCTGCGGCTCTCCAGCGAACACTCCGAGGACTCTCCCGAAGAGGGTGCTCGCGACTTGGCCGCAGCAAAGTTTGCGCAGGACGATACGCTGGTCGGTATCGCAGCCAGTGGACGCACTCCTTATGTGCTCGGGGCTATCGCGCACGCGAAGAAGCTCGGTGCGCTGACGGTCGGACTCACCTGTGTGCCCGGCTCAGCGATCTCTCAGGCGGTCGATATTCCCATTACTCCCGCGACCGGACCGGAGGTCCTTACAGGCAGTACGCGACTGAAGGCCGGCACCGCCACCAAGCTCGTGCTCAACATGCTTTCGACGGGTGTGATGGTGCGCACTGGCGCGACCTTCGGCAACCTGATGGTCAACGTTCGGCCCACCAATGCGAAGCTGGTCGACCGCGCGCATCGCATCATCGCCGCAGCTACCGGATGCGATATGGAAGGCGCTGCAAGGCTTCTGGAAGAAGCGGGTGAGGATGTAAAAACAGCGATTGTGATGCAGCGACTATCGCTCTCACGTGAAGCAGCTGAGGCGCGACTAGCGGCGGTTCATGGAGTGCTCGCAAAGGCGCTGTAG
- a CDS encoding alpha/beta hydrolase, whose translation MARLLALVTLLATSVTVFAQQPSTHQVNPDGSITFRYDDRSATKVALTIDALPKPLPLTRDENGLWSVTTAALPPEIYGYTFVVDGTPRLDPYNSDVRPNYVSFSNNVMVPSTPPAPWELTAIPHGRVDHHIYTTHIVKNLPENQNAYVVYTPPGYDAKRKGGYPVLYLLHGWSDNETGWTAVGHADLILDSLIASGKAMPMIVVMPLGYGDLSFVNSGFAVWKDDAKVDENLTLYSQALETEVIPAVEHEYNVAAGRNHHAIAGLSMGGLESLTIGLNHPDQFAYVGGMSSALEGRHFDEHIPGLDAKKANLSLLWVACGTTDHLIAPNREFITWAKTKGFDVTTVETPGAHTWLTWRDNLGNFAPLLFRSK comes from the coding sequence ATGGCTCGCTTGCTCGCACTTGTCACGCTCCTCGCCACTTCCGTCACAGTCTTCGCACAACAGCCGTCCACGCATCAGGTCAACCCTGACGGCTCTATCACCTTCCGTTACGACGATCGCTCGGCTACCAAGGTCGCTCTTACGATCGACGCCCTCCCCAAGCCCCTGCCTCTCACACGCGACGAGAACGGCCTCTGGTCGGTCACAACGGCGGCCCTCCCACCGGAGATCTACGGCTACACCTTCGTGGTCGATGGAACCCCCAGGCTCGATCCCTACAACTCCGATGTGCGTCCGAACTATGTCTCGTTCAGCAACAACGTCATGGTGCCCAGCACTCCTCCGGCACCGTGGGAGCTGACCGCCATTCCGCATGGCCGGGTCGATCACCACATTTACACCACGCACATCGTCAAGAACCTCCCTGAGAACCAGAACGCCTACGTGGTCTACACCCCTCCCGGATATGACGCCAAGCGCAAAGGCGGCTATCCCGTTCTCTACCTACTGCACGGCTGGAGCGACAACGAAACCGGATGGACCGCGGTCGGCCATGCAGACCTGATTCTCGACTCCCTGATCGCCTCCGGCAAGGCTATGCCGATGATCGTCGTCATGCCGCTCGGGTATGGAGATCTCAGTTTTGTGAACAGTGGTTTTGCCGTCTGGAAGGATGACGCGAAGGTCGACGAGAACCTTACGCTCTACTCGCAGGCACTCGAGACCGAGGTGATTCCTGCGGTCGAGCACGAGTACAACGTCGCTGCAGGCCGCAATCACCACGCCATCGCAGGCCTCTCGATGGGAGGGCTGGAGAGCCTCACCATCGGCCTGAACCACCCCGATCAGTTTGCCTACGTCGGCGGTATGAGCTCTGCCCTGGAGGGCCGGCATTTCGACGAACACATCCCCGGGCTCGACGCCAAGAAAGCGAACCTGAGCCTGCTCTGGGTCGCCTGCGGCACCACCGACCACCTCATCGCGCCGAATCGCGAGTTCATAACCTGGGCCAAGACAAAGGGCTTCGATGTAACCACCGTCGAGACTCCGGGAGCGCATACTTGGCTCACGTGGCGCGACAATCTCGGTAACTTCGCGCCGTTGCTGTTCCGGTCGAAGTAG
- a CDS encoding carboxylesterase/lipase family protein, translating to MNRREVLVGGAMLGAVGVLDRSALAAKAKNPLVAKTTAGRVRGRDAGEGIVCFKGISYGLDTAQTRFAAPKPPVPWDDVRDALEWGPRAPQVPGARPRRADAAAAAERPGYHLPPDEGPESEDCLHLNVWTPSLRDGKKRPVMFYIHGGAYSNGTVNAALYDGARLAKRGDVVVVTVNHRLNLFGYLYLAQLLPGQGFEDSGNAGQLDLVLALQWVRDNIVEFGGDPSRVMIFGQSGGGAKCATLMAQPPGHGLFHRVISMSGQQVTGAQPEHASERAKAVLKVLGLDTSTPEAAAKVLRTVPTATLQAATHSGGYYGPVTDGRSLPVDPFSPTDPKISVDVPMIMGNMHDETRVLIGGGQPALFSLTWESLPGALEKNAPYLKSETVSLPVPEVIAKYREWHPEYSASDVFFAVTTDSRSWRGQVIEAEQRAADPAAQPHTWVYQLNWKSPVEGGRFGAPHTLDIPLAFDNVAVSPGMVGSSDADKAQAQQMVEIVSETYIAFAHNGNPNNAHAPQWPAYDLSKRATMIFDLPSRIEDDPRGKERRYLGQVPYVQPGT from the coding sequence ATGAACAGGCGTGAGGTACTGGTCGGCGGTGCGATGCTGGGTGCCGTGGGGGTGCTGGATCGCAGCGCGCTGGCGGCTAAGGCGAAGAATCCCCTGGTTGCGAAGACGACTGCGGGCAGGGTGCGCGGCCGCGATGCCGGCGAAGGCATCGTTTGCTTCAAGGGCATCTCGTATGGGCTGGACACCGCGCAGACTCGCTTTGCTGCGCCGAAGCCTCCTGTGCCCTGGGACGACGTTCGCGATGCGTTGGAGTGGGGGCCACGCGCTCCGCAGGTCCCCGGGGCTCGTCCTCGGCGTGCGGACGCTGCCGCCGCTGCGGAGAGGCCGGGCTATCATCTGCCGCCGGACGAAGGGCCAGAGAGTGAAGATTGTCTACACCTGAATGTGTGGACGCCGAGTTTGCGCGATGGCAAGAAACGACCGGTGATGTTTTATATACACGGTGGCGCGTACTCGAACGGTACGGTGAATGCCGCGTTGTATGACGGCGCACGGCTGGCGAAGCGCGGCGACGTCGTAGTTGTTACGGTGAATCACCGCCTCAATCTCTTCGGGTATCTGTATCTCGCGCAGCTTTTGCCGGGGCAGGGCTTTGAGGATTCAGGCAATGCGGGGCAGTTGGATCTCGTGCTCGCGTTGCAATGGGTGCGCGACAACATCGTCGAGTTCGGCGGCGATCCTTCCCGTGTGATGATCTTTGGGCAGTCCGGCGGCGGAGCCAAGTGCGCGACGCTGATGGCGCAGCCGCCGGGGCATGGCCTGTTTCATCGCGTGATCTCGATGAGCGGCCAGCAAGTGACCGGAGCCCAGCCGGAACATGCCTCGGAGCGCGCCAAAGCTGTGCTCAAGGTGTTGGGACTGGATACGTCCACTCCCGAAGCCGCGGCGAAGGTGTTGCGCACAGTGCCCACGGCGACGCTGCAGGCAGCGACACACTCCGGCGGCTACTACGGCCCGGTGACCGATGGCCGGTCGCTTCCGGTCGATCCTTTTTCGCCGACCGATCCGAAGATCTCGGTGGACGTGCCGATGATCATGGGCAATATGCACGATGAGACACGGGTGCTGATCGGCGGTGGCCAGCCCGCGCTGTTCTCCCTGACGTGGGAGAGCTTACCGGGAGCGCTGGAGAAGAATGCGCCGTACCTGAAGAGCGAAACGGTTTCGTTGCCGGTGCCGGAGGTGATTGCGAAGTATCGCGAGTGGCATCCGGAGTACTCGGCGAGCGATGTGTTCTTTGCGGTGACGACGGACTCGCGCTCGTGGCGTGGACAGGTGATTGAAGCTGAACAACGTGCTGCCGATCCTGCCGCGCAGCCGCACACCTGGGTCTACCAGTTGAACTGGAAGTCTCCGGTGGAGGGTGGCCGCTTCGGTGCTCCGCACACGCTGGATATCCCTCTGGCCTTCGACAACGTGGCGGTTTCGCCCGGTATGGTGGGCAGCTCCGACGCCGACAAGGCGCAGGCTCAACAGATGGTCGAGATCGTCAGCGAGACGTACATCGCCTTCGCGCACAACGGCAATCCGAACAACGCTCATGCCCCGCAGTGGCCGGCCTATGACCTCAGCAAACGCGCGACGATGATCTTCGATCTGCCTTCGAGGATCGAGGACGATCCGCGCGGGAAAGAGCGGCGGTATCTGGGGCAGGTGCCGTATGTGCAGCCGGGGACGTAA